The Bacteroidota bacterium genome has a segment encoding these proteins:
- a CDS encoding hotdog fold thioesterase, with translation MFLYQPTPSELNEKWVTHMLQHVGIEFTEVGHNYLKARMPVDARTQQTFGILHGGASVVLAESVGSIAANLCVAPDRQACVGLDINANHLRTVRSGWVYAHAHPIHLGQSTQVWQIDLTNEDGQAVCASRLTMAVINKAQPVYS, from the coding sequence ATGTTTCTGTACCAACCCACCCCCAGCGAGCTGAATGAAAAATGGGTAACCCACATGCTACAGCATGTAGGCATCGAGTTTACCGAGGTGGGGCACAACTACCTGAAAGCCCGTATGCCCGTGGATGCGCGTACCCAGCAGACTTTTGGCATCCTGCATGGGGGTGCCTCGGTGGTGCTGGCCGAGAGTGTGGGAAGCATAGCGGCAAACCTGTGCGTGGCCCCAGACCGGCAGGCCTGCGTGGGGCTAGACATAAATGCCAACCACCTGCGCACAGTACGCAGCGGCTGGGTGTATGCCCATGCGCACCCCATCCACCTGGGCCAGAGCACCCAGGTGTGGCAGATAGACCTGACCAACGAAGACGGACAGGCTGTATGCGCAAGCCGCCTTACAATGGCGGTAATAAACAAGGCCCAGCCTGTTTATTCCTAG
- the rpmG gene encoding 50S ribosomal protein L33 has translation MAKKKGNRFQVILECTEHKNSGQPGTSRYMTQKNKKNTPERLELKKYNPILKKYTIHREIK, from the coding sequence ATGGCTAAGAAGAAAGGCAACCGCTTTCAGGTAATACTGGAATGTACTGAGCACAAAAACAGTGGTCAGCCCGGCACATCGCGTTACATGACGCAGAAAAACAAGAAGAATACTCCGGAGCGCCTGGAGCTGAAGAAGTACAACCCCATCCTGAAGAAATACACCATCCACCGAGAAATTAAGTAA
- a CDS encoding DUF4295 domain-containing protein: MAKKVVATLKDKNAGPGVAKVIRAIKNEKTGSYSFKEEIVRADLVQETLKKTS; this comes from the coding sequence ATGGCAAAGAAAGTAGTAGCAACCCTGAAAGATAAAAATGCCGGACCTGGCGTAGCCAAGGTAATCCGTGCCATTAAAAACGAGAAGACTGGCTCCTACAGCTTCAAGGAGGAGATTGTGCGCGCCGACCTGGTGCAAGAAACCCTGAAAAAGACAAGCTAG